The Hypnocyclicus thermotrophus genome includes a window with the following:
- the rpmI gene encoding 50S ribosomal protein L35 codes for MPKMKTHRGAKKRVKVTGTGKFVVKHSGKSHILTKKDKKRKNNLGKDMVVPEAAARKLSKLLPSKEGR; via the coding sequence ATGCCTAAAATGAAAACTCACAGAGGAGCAAAAAAAAGAGTTAAAGTTACTGGAACAGGAAAATTCGTTGTAAAACATTCAGGAAAAAGTCACATATTAACTAAAAAAGATAAAAAAAGAAAAAATAATCTAGGAAAAGATATGGTAGTTCCTGAAGCAGCTGCAAGAAAATTATCAAAATTATTACCATCTAAAGAAGGAAGATAA
- the rplT gene encoding 50S ribosomal protein L20, producing the protein MRVKTGIVRRRRHKKILKQAKGFRGASGTAVKQAKQATMRAAAYATRDRKVKKREMRKLWIIRINAGARANGLSYSRFMNGLKLAGIELDRKVLADLALNNPAEFTSLVEAAKAAL; encoded by the coding sequence ATGAGAGTAAAGACTGGTATCGTTAGAAGAAGAAGACATAAAAAAATCTTAAAACAAGCTAAAGGTTTTAGAGGTGCTAGTGGTACAGCTGTAAAACAAGCTAAACAAGCTACTATGAGAGCAGCTGCTTATGCTACTAGAGATAGAAAAGTTAAGAAAAGAGAAATGAGAAAATTATGGATAATCAGAATAAATGCTGGAGCTAGAGCAAATGGATTATCATATAGTAGATTCATGAATGGATTAAAATTAGCTGGTATCGAATTAGATAGAAAAGTATTAGCTGACTTAGCTTTAAACAACCCTGCTGAATTCACTAGCTTAGTTGAAGCTGCTAAAGCTGCATTATAA
- a CDS encoding NAD(P)/FAD-dependent oxidoreductase produces MNYDVIIIGGGPAGIFTAYELVKEKKDLSILIIEKGKNIYKRKCPKHYNGGTCVYCSPCSITTGWAGAGAYSDGKLSLSHEVGGKLPEYIGVEKTQELIKYVDNIYLKFNASKDIHGEVENKAMKKIRKKSIKANLKLVHCPVRHLGTEKAQELYAKLYEHLIDNNVTVKFNTMVEDLIIDNNNVIGIKTKEENIYGKYTVATVGREGSNWLMDICKSHNINTKPGTVDIGVRVECRNEIMKEINENFYEAKMIHYTKTFDDKVRTFCSNPGGFVSSEYYDDKLAVVNGHSYKELKSNNTNFALLVSKNFTEPFKSPIEYGKHIAKLANMLTENKILVQRFGDLIRGRRTYEHRLYRNNIIPTLKDAIPGDLSLVLPHRILVDLIEMIYALDKVTPGIASDETLLYGVEVKFYSNIVKVKENFESISINNLYLGGDGAGITRGLMQASVNGIVLARNILKNF; encoded by the coding sequence ATGAATTACGATGTTATTATCATTGGTGGGGGACCTGCAGGAATATTTACAGCTTACGAACTAGTAAAAGAAAAAAAAGATTTAAGTATTTTAATTATTGAAAAAGGAAAAAATATTTACAAAAGAAAATGTCCAAAACATTATAACGGTGGAACATGTGTATACTGTAGCCCTTGTTCTATAACTACTGGATGGGCTGGAGCTGGAGCTTATTCTGATGGAAAACTTTCATTATCTCATGAAGTTGGTGGAAAGTTACCTGAATATATTGGAGTAGAAAAAACTCAAGAACTTATAAAATATGTAGATAATATTTATTTAAAATTTAACGCTTCAAAAGATATACATGGAGAAGTTGAAAATAAAGCTATGAAAAAAATAAGAAAAAAGTCTATTAAAGCTAATTTAAAACTTGTACATTGCCCTGTAAGGCATCTTGGTACTGAAAAAGCTCAAGAACTATATGCTAAATTATATGAACATCTAATCGATAATAATGTAACTGTAAAATTTAATACTATGGTTGAAGATCTTATTATTGATAATAATAATGTAATTGGTATAAAAACAAAAGAAGAAAATATTTATGGAAAATATACAGTTGCTACTGTCGGTAGAGAGGGTTCAAACTGGTTAATGGATATTTGTAAATCTCATAATATAAATACAAAACCTGGAACTGTTGATATTGGTGTAAGAGTTGAATGTAGAAATGAAATCATGAAAGAAATAAATGAAAATTTTTACGAAGCAAAAATGATACACTATACTAAAACTTTTGATGATAAAGTAAGAACTTTCTGCTCAAATCCTGGGGGATTTGTTTCTTCTGAATATTATGATGATAAATTAGCTGTAGTCAATGGTCATAGTTATAAAGAGCTTAAAAGTAATAATACTAATTTTGCTTTATTAGTCTCAAAGAATTTTACAGAGCCATTTAAATCGCCTATAGAATATGGTAAACATATTGCAAAACTAGCTAATATGCTTACTGAAAATAAAATTCTTGTTCAAAGATTTGGAGATCTTATACGAGGTAGAAGAACTTATGAACATAGATTATATCGAAATAATATTATTCCTACACTAAAAGATGCTATACCCGGGGATCTTAGTTTAGTATTGCCTCATAGAATATTAGTAGATCTTATTGAAATGATATATGCACTTGACAAAGTAACCCCTGGTATTGCAAGTGATGAAACATTACTTTATGGTGTAGAAGTAAAATTTTATTCAAATATTGTAAAAGTAAAAGAAAATTTTGAAAGTATTTCTATAAATAATCTATATTTAGGCGGAGATGGAGCTGGTATTACACGAGGTCTTATGCAAGCTTCTGTAAATGGAATTGTTTTAGCTAGAAATATTTTAAAAAATTTTTAA
- a CDS encoding phospho-sugar mutase, translated as MGFIKKYEEWLNSSFIDDIDKKELESIKDNKKEIEERFYTDLAFGTGGMRGIRGIGTNRMNKYMIRKATQGLANYMLSVNEKEAKEKGVVIAYDCRIGSVEYSLNAALVLAANGIKSYLFESLRSTPELSFAVRELGTQAGIVVTASHNPVEYNGYKVYWNDGAQIVEPHASGVVEAVKNVKDFGEIKLISEKEAKEKGLLVIVGKELDDKYIETIKKEVINMDIPGKEEFKIVYSPLHGTGRRPVQRILDEVGFKNVYTVKEQEEPDGTFPTVGYANPEDPAVFKLGIKLAEEKGAEIVMANDPDADRIGIAVKDENGKWIYPNGNQVGLLLVEYILANRKNIPTNGKIITTVVSTPMVDVVAKAHNIEVMKTLTGFKFIGEKIRQFETKELDGEYIFGFEESYGYLIGTHARDKDAVVTTMIIAEMAAFYAAKGSSIAKELKKLYEKFGWYKEGIKAITMSGKEGAEKITSIMTKLRENTPTEINGKKVVILRDFDKQIEINKKEKTEKALELPKSNVLQLVLEDNTYITARPSGTEPKIKYYFGVNAASEEEVNKKMEKVMNSFLELLD; from the coding sequence ATGGGTTTTATAAAGAAATACGAAGAATGGCTAAATTCATCATTTATTGACGATATAGATAAAAAAGAGCTAGAGTCAATAAAAGATAATAAAAAAGAGATTGAAGAGAGATTTTATACAGATTTAGCTTTTGGTACAGGTGGTATGAGAGGTATAAGAGGTATAGGAACTAACAGAATGAATAAATATATGATAAGAAAAGCTACTCAAGGATTAGCTAATTATATGCTTTCTGTAAATGAAAAAGAAGCAAAAGAAAAAGGTGTAGTTATAGCTTATGATTGTAGAATAGGTTCTGTAGAATATTCTTTAAATGCTGCTTTAGTCCTTGCAGCTAATGGAATAAAGTCATATTTATTTGAATCACTTAGATCAACACCTGAATTATCATTTGCAGTAAGAGAATTAGGAACACAGGCTGGAATTGTCGTAACAGCTTCTCATAATCCAGTAGAATATAATGGATATAAAGTGTATTGGAATGATGGTGCTCAAATAGTAGAACCTCATGCAAGTGGAGTAGTAGAAGCAGTAAAAAATGTAAAAGATTTTGGAGAAATAAAATTAATATCAGAAAAAGAAGCAAAAGAAAAAGGACTTTTAGTAATTGTAGGAAAAGAACTTGATGATAAGTATATCGAAACAATAAAAAAAGAAGTAATAAATATGGATATACCAGGAAAAGAAGAGTTTAAAATAGTATATTCTCCACTTCATGGAACAGGAAGAAGACCAGTTCAAAGAATATTAGATGAAGTGGGATTTAAAAATGTATATACAGTAAAAGAACAAGAAGAACCAGATGGAACTTTTCCTACAGTAGGATATGCAAATCCTGAAGATCCAGCGGTATTTAAGTTAGGAATAAAATTAGCAGAAGAAAAAGGTGCTGAAATAGTAATGGCAAATGACCCTGATGCAGATAGAATAGGAATTGCTGTAAAAGATGAAAATGGAAAATGGATATATCCTAATGGAAATCAAGTAGGACTTTTGCTAGTAGAATATATTTTAGCAAATAGAAAAAATATACCTACAAACGGAAAAATAATAACTACGGTAGTATCAACACCTATGGTTGATGTAGTAGCAAAAGCTCATAATATAGAAGTAATGAAAACTCTTACTGGATTTAAGTTTATAGGAGAAAAAATAAGACAATTTGAAACAAAAGAACTTGATGGAGAATATATATTTGGATTTGAAGAGAGCTATGGTTATCTTATAGGAACACATGCAAGAGACAAAGATGCAGTTGTAACAACTATGATAATAGCTGAAATGGCAGCATTTTATGCTGCTAAAGGAAGTAGTATAGCAAAAGAGCTTAAAAAACTTTATGAAAAATTTGGTTGGTATAAAGAAGGAATAAAAGCTATAACTATGAGTGGTAAAGAAGGAGCTGAAAAAATAACGTCTATAATGACTAAGTTAAGAGAAAATACTCCAACTGAAATAAATGGTAAAAAAGTAGTTATATTAAGAGATTTTGATAAACAAATTGAAATAAATAAAAAAGAGAAAACAGAAAAAGCTTTAGAACTTCCAAAATCAAATGTATTACAACTAGTATTAGAAGATAATACATATATTACAGCTAGACCATCGGGTACAGAACCTAAAATAAAATATTATTTTGGAGTAAATGCAGCTAGTGAAGAAGAAGTTAATAAAAAAATGGAAAAAGTAATGAATTCTTTTTTAGAATTATTAGATTAA
- a CDS encoding ferritin family protein: MKKFRCSVCGEILEEGVEVCPVCKATKDKFVEIKEGEELIWATEHKLGEGLACGDEEIISGLRANFEGECTEVGMYLAMARVADREGYPEIAEAYKRIAFEEAEHAAKFAELLGEVVTDSSEENLRRRVEAEYGATSGKFDIAKRAKQLGFDAIHDTVHEMAKDEARHGKAFKGLLERYFGNK, from the coding sequence ATGAAAAAATTTAGATGTAGTGTATGTGGAGAAATATTAGAAGAAGGAGTAGAAGTATGTCCAGTTTGTAAAGCAACAAAAGATAAATTTGTTGAAATTAAAGAAGGCGAAGAATTAATATGGGCTACTGAACATAAATTAGGAGAAGGATTAGCTTGTGGTGATGAAGAGATTATATCTGGCTTAAGAGCTAATTTTGAAGGTGAATGTACAGAAGTAGGAATGTACCTTGCAATGGCAAGAGTAGCAGATAGAGAAGGATATCCAGAAATTGCAGAAGCATATAAAAGGATAGCTTTTGAAGAAGCAGAGCATGCAGCAAAATTTGCTGAATTATTAGGCGAGGTAGTTACTGATTCAAGTGAAGAAAATTTAAGAAGAAGAGTGGAAGCAGAATATGGAGCTACAAGTGGAAAATTTGATATTGCTAAAAGAGCAAAACAATTAGGATTTGACGCTATTCATGATACAGTGCATGAAATGGCTAAAGATGAAGCTAGACATGGAAAAGCATTTAAAGGGTTATTAGAAAGATATTTTGGAAACAAATAA
- the gltX gene encoding glutamate--tRNA ligase produces MSKEVRVRIAPSPTGDPHVGTAYIALFNLAFARHNNGKFLLRIEDTDQTRSTKESEQQIFDSLKWLGLNYDEGPDVGGEFGPYRQSERFELYSRYAKELVDKGMAYYCFCTPERLENLRERQKAMGKAPGYDGHCRSLSKEEIETRLANGEKYVIRLKMPYEGDTIVKDVLRGEVKFENNKIDDQVLLKSDGFPTYHLANVVDDHLMGITHVIRAEEWIASTPKHIQLYKAFGWEEPVWVHMPLLRNQDKTKISKRKNPVSLNYYKEEGYLKEAILNFLGLMGYSIGNNKEIFTFDEMVESFDFDKISLGGPVFDLVKLGWVNNQHMKLKNLDELVELAKPYFEEIGYINKELTDKEYKALRRVIEILRDGATTLKELATKSKIYYEDNFELPVVTEEMNRKERKSVERVLKALEDEVGKKAINLFVEKIKMESENISEDRAKEILNEIMEELGEGPGKVLMPLRAILTGEGRGPELYGIIAVIGKERTLKRVENTIKKI; encoded by the coding sequence ATGTCAAAAGAAGTTAGAGTAAGAATAGCACCGTCACCAACAGGAGATCCACATGTTGGAACAGCATATATAGCATTATTTAATTTAGCATTTGCTAGACATAATAATGGAAAATTTTTATTAAGAATAGAGGATACAGATCAAACTAGATCAACTAAAGAGTCGGAACAACAAATATTTGATTCATTAAAATGGCTAGGACTTAACTATGATGAGGGACCAGATGTAGGAGGAGAATTTGGACCATATAGACAATCAGAAAGATTTGAATTATATTCGAGATATGCAAAAGAATTAGTTGATAAAGGAATGGCATATTATTGTTTTTGTACTCCTGAAAGACTAGAGAATTTAAGAGAAAGACAAAAAGCTATGGGGAAAGCTCCAGGGTATGATGGACATTGTAGATCATTATCAAAAGAGGAGATAGAAACAAGATTAGCTAATGGAGAAAAATATGTAATAAGATTAAAGATGCCTTATGAAGGTGATACAATAGTTAAAGACGTACTTAGAGGAGAAGTAAAATTTGAAAATAATAAAATTGATGATCAAGTTTTATTAAAATCAGATGGATTTCCTACTTATCATTTAGCTAATGTAGTAGATGACCATTTAATGGGAATAACTCATGTAATAAGAGCAGAAGAATGGATAGCATCAACACCAAAACATATTCAATTATATAAAGCCTTTGGATGGGAAGAACCTGTATGGGTACATATGCCACTTCTTAGAAATCAAGATAAAACTAAAATATCGAAAAGAAAAAATCCTGTTTCATTGAATTATTATAAAGAAGAAGGATATTTAAAAGAAGCTATATTAAATTTCTTAGGTCTTATGGGATATAGTATAGGAAATAATAAAGAAATTTTTACTTTTGATGAAATGGTAGAAAGTTTTGATTTTGATAAAATATCTCTTGGTGGGCCTGTATTTGATCTAGTTAAGTTAGGTTGGGTAAATAATCAACATATGAAATTAAAAAATTTAGATGAATTAGTAGAACTTGCTAAACCATATTTTGAGGAAATAGGATATATTAATAAAGAATTAACAGATAAAGAATATAAAGCGTTAAGAAGAGTTATTGAAATACTTAGAGATGGAGCTACAACTCTAAAAGAGTTAGCTACAAAATCAAAAATATATTATGAAGATAATTTTGAATTACCAGTTGTAACAGAAGAAATGAACAGAAAAGAGAGAAAATCAGTAGAAAGAGTTCTTAAAGCACTAGAAGATGAGGTAGGAAAAAAAGCAATTAATTTATTTGTAGAAAAAATTAAAATGGAATCTGAAAATATCTCAGAAGATAGAGCAAAAGAAATTCTTAATGAAATAATGGAAGAATTAGGAGAAGGACCAGGTAAAGTTCTTATGCCTCTTAGAGCAATACTTACTGGAGAGGGTAGAGGACCAGAATTATATGGAATAATTGCTGTAATAGGTAAAGAAAGAACTTTAAAAAGAGTAGAAAATACAATAAAAAAAATATAA
- the prfB gene encoding peptide chain release factor 2 (programmed frameshift) produces the protein MDILEIKREMENFSKILEEHRGHLDLDNKKAKISELEQLTYSNDFWNDKKKSEETIKKLNSLKLIVKKFEDIVNLYEEIEVLIEFFESGEEEFEEELNIKFKKLSKYIEEFGTSLLLDGEYDNSNAIVTIHSGAGGTEACDWVEMLYRLYSRWCNKKNYKIEILDSLEGDGAGYKYITFSVEGALAYGYLKCEKGIHRLVRISPFDANKKRHTSFASIEVIPEVDDNIDVEINPSDLKIDTYRASGAGGQHVNMTDSAVRITHIPTGVIVTCQKERSQLKNRETAMKVLKSKLLEIELKKQEEKMRKIQGEQAEIGWGNQIRSYVFQPYTMVKDHRTNFEIGNIQAVMDGEIDGFINAYLKWIKK, from the exons ATGGATATATTAGAGATAAAAAGAGAAATGGAAAATTTTAGCAAAATATTAGAAGAGCACAGGGGGCATCTT GACTTAGATAATAAAAAAGCAAAAATATCAGAGTTGGAGCAACTTACATATTCTAATGATTTTTGGAATGATAAAAAGAAAAGTGAAGAGACAATAAAAAAGTTAAATAGTTTAAAACTTATAGTAAAAAAATTTGAAGATATAGTTAATTTATATGAAGAAATAGAGGTCCTTATAGAATTTTTTGAATCTGGAGAAGAAGAATTCGAAGAAGAACTAAATATTAAGTTTAAAAAATTATCTAAATACATAGAAGAATTTGGAACTTCACTTCTTCTTGATGGTGAGTACGATAATAGTAATGCTATTGTTACAATTCATTCGGGAGCAGGTGGAACAGAAGCTTGTGATTGGGTAGAAATGCTTTATAGACTGTATAGTAGATGGTGTAATAAAAAAAATTATAAGATAGAAATATTAGATTCTTTAGAAGGTGATGGCGCAGGATATAAATATATTACTTTTTCAGTAGAAGGAGCTCTTGCATACGGATATTTAAAATGTGAGAAAGGAATTCATAGACTTGTAAGAATTTCACCTTTTGATGCTAATAAAAAACGTCATACATCATTTGCATCTATTGAAGTAATTCCAGAAGTAGACGATAATATAGATGTAGAAATAAACCCAAGTGATTTAAAAATAGACACATATAGAGCAAGTGGAGCAGGTGGACAGCATGTAAATATGACGGATTCAGCTGTAAGAATAACCCATATACCAACTGGTGTTATAGTTACTTGTCAAAAAGAACGTTCCCAACTTAAAAATAGAGAAACAGCTATGAAAGTATTAAAATCAAAATTATTAGAGATAGAATTAAAAAAACAAGAAGAAAAAATGCGAAAAATACAAGGAGAACAAGCAGAGATAGGTTGGGGAAATCAAATTAGATCATATGTATTTCAACCATATACTATGGTAAAAGATCATAGAACTAATTTTGAAATAGGAAATATTCAAGCAGTAATGGATGGAGAAATAGACGGGTTTATTAATGCTTATTTAAAATGGATAAAAAAATAA
- a CDS encoding NADH-quinone oxidoreductase subunit NuoE family protein, giving the protein MKISKRVLNDIEFYIKGIKDKRKGLEDILYMAQIEYGYLPNEVQNFISEKTEIPLIEIKECISKSDLLKDDTKNSVLIRVCKGARCSANGSEFILEEFKKQLKIDVGETTSDGITLQIQNCFAKCAIGPNVYINNTHIPKVTVEEVKNIIKRVKMFDYK; this is encoded by the coding sequence ATGAAAATATCAAAAAGAGTATTAAATGATATAGAATTTTATATAAAAGGCATAAAAGATAAAAGAAAAGGTCTTGAAGATATATTATATATGGCACAAATTGAGTATGGATATTTACCAAATGAAGTACAAAATTTTATATCAGAAAAAACAGAAATACCTTTAATTGAGATAAAAGAATGCATATCAAAAAGTGATTTATTAAAAGATGATACTAAAAATAGTGTATTAATTAGAGTATGTAAAGGAGCTAGATGTAGTGCAAATGGTAGTGAATTTATCTTAGAAGAATTTAAAAAACAATTAAAAATAGATGTAGGAGAAACTACCTCAGACGGAATAACTCTTCAAATACAAAATTGTTTTGCTAAATGTGCAATCGGACCAAATGTATATATAAATAATACCCATATACCAAAAGTAACAGTAGAAGAAGTAAAAAATATAATTAAAAGAGTAAAAATGTTTGATTATAAATAA
- the acpS gene encoding holo-ACP synthase, which yields MKILGIGNDIIEIERVEKAIKRTKKFKEKVFSEKEIEIVEKKSSPFASYAGRFAAKESVAKAFGTGIKFSLTDIEILNDKLGKPYVNLRNKLKEKYDNIDIMITISHNRKVAIATAIVISKE from the coding sequence ATGAAAATATTAGGAATTGGAAATGATATAATAGAGATAGAAAGAGTAGAAAAAGCAATAAAAAGGACTAAAAAATTTAAAGAAAAAGTTTTTTCAGAAAAAGAAATAGAAATAGTAGAAAAAAAATCATCGCCTTTTGCATCATATGCAGGTAGATTTGCAGCAAAAGAATCAGTAGCAAAAGCATTTGGTACCGGAATAAAATTTTCATTAACAGATATAGAGATATTAAATGACAAATTAGGTAAACCATATGTAAATTTAAGAAATAAATTAAAAGAAAAATACGATAATATAGATATAATGATAACAATTTCTCATAATAGAAAAGTTGCTATTGCAACTGCTATAGTAATAAGTAAAGAATAA
- a CDS encoding putative RNA methyltransferase → MFICPICNQKIDKIDKSYKCKNNHTFDMAKSGYLNLLISNKKRSKTPGDDKEMVIARRNFLNTDIYEEISKSVNEIILKLTNNKKMKIIDIGCGEGYYTSKIKEKIPNSEICGIDISKEAINLAAKTYKNINWVVASALNLPFLDNSIDISLVMFSRFIPEENFRLLSKNGYLIVVSTDDMHLIELKKVLYDKVKIESVDIVDEAKDYFIHKETKKVNYNKKLTSNQEIMNLFNMTPYKWKTKKEAVKRLEKINELEITIDVKIDIFQKMEKK, encoded by the coding sequence ATGTTTATTTGTCCAATATGTAATCAAAAAATAGATAAAATAGATAAAAGCTATAAATGTAAAAATAATCATACATTTGATATGGCAAAATCAGGGTATTTAAACTTGCTTATTTCAAATAAAAAAAGAAGTAAAACTCCTGGTGATGACAAAGAAATGGTAATAGCGAGAAGGAATTTTTTAAATACAGATATTTATGAAGAGATTTCAAAAAGTGTTAATGAAATAATATTAAAGTTAACAAATAATAAAAAAATGAAAATAATAGATATTGGTTGTGGTGAAGGATATTATACTAGTAAAATCAAAGAAAAAATACCTAATAGTGAAATTTGTGGTATAGATATATCAAAAGAAGCTATAAATTTAGCAGCGAAGACATATAAAAATATTAATTGGGTGGTAGCAAGCGCCTTAAATTTGCCTTTTTTAGATAATAGTATAGATATTTCATTAGTTATGTTTAGTAGATTTATTCCAGAAGAAAATTTTAGACTCTTATCAAAAAATGGTTATCTTATAGTTGTATCAACAGATGATATGCACTTAATCGAATTAAAAAAAGTGTTATATGACAAAGTAAAAATAGAAAGTGTTGATATAGTTGATGAGGCAAAAGATTATTTTATACATAAAGAAACTAAAAAAGTAAATTATAATAAGAAATTGACTAGTAATCAAGAAATAATGAATTTATTTAATATGACACCATATAAGTGGAAAACTAAAAAAGAGGCAGTAAAAAGATTAGAAAAAATAAATGAACTAGAGATAACAATAGATGTAAAAATAGATATATTTCAGAAAATGGAGAAAAAATGA
- a CDS encoding TatD family hydrolase has protein sequence MKLVDTHCHIYGEKYKNDIEEVLAEAKKELEFIVNIGYDLESSKISVDIANKYDFVYATVGFHPTDISKMNEESLKQIYEIAKKNNKVLAIGEIGLDYYWMKDEVEKQKIAFLKQLELAEEINKPVVIHTREAMKDTIDILKSKKNITGIIHCYPGSYETAKSVIDRFYFGINGVVTFKNNKKTQEVVKKIPLERLVIETDAPYLTPTPFRGKRNKPTYVKYVAEKIAELKNISIDEVIKVTTNNAKKIYRIED, from the coding sequence TTGAAATTAGTAGATACACATTGTCATATATATGGTGAAAAATATAAAAATGATATAGAAGAAGTATTAGCAGAGGCAAAAAAAGAACTAGAATTTATAGTGAATATAGGATATGATTTAGAAAGTTCTAAAATAAGTGTAGATATAGCAAATAAATATGATTTTGTTTATGCAACAGTAGGATTTCATCCTACAGATATTTCAAAAATGAATGAAGAATCATTAAAACAAATATATGAAATAGCTAAAAAAAATAATAAAGTATTAGCTATTGGAGAAATAGGACTTGATTATTACTGGATGAAAGATGAAGTAGAAAAACAAAAGATAGCTTTTTTAAAACAACTAGAATTAGCAGAAGAAATTAATAAGCCAGTAGTTATACACACAAGAGAAGCTATGAAAGATACTATAGATATTTTAAAATCTAAAAAGAACATAACAGGAATAATTCATTGTTATCCAGGAAGTTATGAAACAGCAAAAAGTGTTATAGATAGGTTTTATTTTGGGATAAATGGAGTTGTAACATTTAAAAATAACAAGAAAACACAAGAAGTAGTAAAAAAAATACCACTTGAAAGATTAGTAATAGAAACAGATGCACCATATCTTACTCCGACACCTTTTAGAGGAAAAAGAAATAAACCAACTTATGTAAAATATGTTGCTGAAAAAATAGCAGAATTAAAAAATATAAGCATAGATGAAGTAATAAAAGTAACAACTAATAATGCAAAAAAAATATATAGAATAGAGGATTAA
- a CDS encoding STAS domain-containing protein: MSTDIKENKYLIGEYNNEIFIKFVGNATMKNSKTLEEVFNNIFTGEKKEIVLDFEECNYMDSTMLGLIAKTAIRLKKEWNQFLYEINSSNMVKTSLKSTGVYNLMKHLDDIKQEVELKELENKDFDDKSEKAKHILEAHKTLMGLSDENKKIFKNVVEMLEKDLDK, translated from the coding sequence ATGAGTACTGATATAAAAGAAAATAAATATTTAATTGGAGAGTATAATAATGAAATTTTTATAAAATTTGTGGGAAATGCAACTATGAAAAATAGTAAAACCTTAGAAGAGGTATTTAATAATATATTTACTGGAGAAAAAAAAGAGATAGTTTTAGATTTTGAAGAATGTAATTATATGGATAGTACAATGTTAGGACTTATTGCTAAAACAGCTATTAGATTGAAAAAAGAATGGAATCAATTTTTATATGAAATAAATTCATCAAATATGGTTAAAACAAGTTTAAAATCAACAGGTGTATACAATTTAATGAAACATCTTGATGATATAAAACAAGAAGTCGAATTAAAAGAGCTTGAAAATAAAGATTTTGATGATAAATCAGAAAAAGCAAAACATATATTAGAAGCACATAAAACACTAATGGGTTTATCTGATGAAAATAAAAAAATTTTTAAAAATGTAGTAGAAATGCTAGAAAAAGATTTAGATAAATAA